One part of the Parabacteroides distasonis ATCC 8503 genome encodes these proteins:
- a CDS encoding immunoglobulin-like domain-containing protein encodes MKAYFIGLVIMGGCLLYGCHTKQKKGENSSDYSADSQSIARQDTLPLPTDTHAASSVSTEGWTAKQIRDSIELFFGKEYDTLPPHLRKIRRNMASLWNTDDSVFLQLIIVEAPYVKAFKTYVFDSPLIRIGGGPYDRPPEEAISMDTTHFSMRVRPNVYPTNIERIEIAITNHTDLEGMGGEEYFIERFDGRAWKGIPQPTAFVALGYPIFPNQTRDDFSATLLPELKENPPGLYRVHKSVSTGHGAGLVHYPLTATFYLSDNPEDYEEYTRFASRLHEPRPMAEFKGGREAMARSA; translated from the coding sequence ATGAAAGCGTATTTTATCGGATTAGTTATCATGGGCGGCTGCCTATTATACGGCTGCCATACCAAACAAAAGAAAGGGGAAAACAGTAGCGACTACTCAGCCGACTCCCAATCCATAGCACGGCAAGATACCCTACCGTTACCGACTGATACCCATGCCGCATCTTCAGTTTCCACGGAAGGATGGACCGCCAAGCAGATACGGGACAGCATAGAATTGTTCTTCGGCAAGGAATACGATACCCTTCCCCCGCATCTCCGGAAGATCCGCAGAAACATGGCCTCCCTCTGGAACACGGACGACTCCGTCTTCCTACAGCTTATCATAGTGGAAGCTCCGTATGTAAAAGCATTTAAGACGTACGTATTCGACTCGCCCCTCATCCGGATCGGCGGAGGCCCTTACGACCGGCCACCCGAGGAAGCTATCAGCATGGACACCACCCACTTCTCCATGCGAGTAAGACCGAACGTCTACCCAACCAACATCGAGCGGATCGAGATCGCTATCACCAACCATACCGACCTGGAAGGGATGGGAGGCGAAGAGTATTTCATCGAGCGTTTCGACGGGAGGGCATGGAAAGGAATCCCGCAACCCACCGCCTTCGTCGCTCTCGGCTATCCGATCTTTCCTAACCAGACAAGAGACGATTTCTCGGCCACCTTGCTACCCGAACTCAAGGAAAACCCACCGGGATTGTACCGGGTGCATAAGAGCGTCAGCACCGGACATGGCGCCGGCCTCGTCCATTACCCTTTAACCGCCACATTCTACCTATCCGATAACCCGGAAGATTATGAGGAATACACACGCTTCGCCAGCCGGCTCCACGAGCCTCGCCCCATGGCCGAGTTCAAGGGAGGAAGAGAAGCCATGGCCCGGTCAGCATAG
- the dnaB gene encoding replicative DNA helicase, translated as MAEGTRNTGRGRKKPVEMLPDMGRLQPQARELEEAVLGALMLEKDAYSIVSEILKPECFYEKAHEKIYAAIVDLALSQRPVDMLTVTEQLKKRGELEDVGGPFYISQLTSKVASSAHIEYHARIIAQKYLARELISFTAMIQGKAFDETLDVEDLMQEAEGKLFEISQRNVKKDVTQINPVIKDAMEMLQKAALQKEGLSGLRTGFEGLDKMTSGWQNSDLIIIAARPAMGKTAFVLSMAKNMAVNFNTPVALFSLEMSNVQLVNRLIVNVCEIPGEKIKSGRLESYEWEQLDFKIKELYDAPIFVDDTPSLSVFELRTKARRLVREHGIKCIIIDYLQLMNASGMNFGSREQEVSTISRSLKGLAKELNIPIIALSQLNRGVEARQGVEGKRPQLADLRESGAIEQDADMVCFIHRPEYYKITEDERGNSLIGLAEIIIAKHRNGAVGDVRLRFKSEFAKFMNVEEDIAVREFSSTMNGGDPMPPIPSPGADFLSQGSSNEVPF; from the coding sequence ATGGCAGAAGGAACAAGAAATACAGGAAGAGGAAGGAAAAAGCCTGTGGAGATGCTCCCCGATATGGGGCGTCTTCAGCCACAGGCCCGTGAGTTGGAGGAGGCTGTGTTGGGTGCGTTGATGCTGGAGAAAGATGCGTACTCGATCGTCAGCGAGATCTTGAAGCCGGAGTGTTTCTATGAGAAAGCGCATGAGAAGATTTATGCCGCTATCGTAGACTTGGCGTTGAGCCAACGTCCCGTGGATATGCTTACCGTAACGGAGCAATTGAAGAAACGGGGAGAATTGGAGGATGTAGGCGGACCGTTCTATATCTCTCAACTTACCAGCAAGGTGGCCAGCAGCGCCCATATCGAGTATCACGCCCGTATCATCGCCCAGAAATATCTGGCGAGGGAGTTGATCTCTTTCACGGCGATGATCCAAGGAAAGGCATTTGATGAGACGCTCGATGTAGAGGACCTGATGCAAGAGGCGGAGGGCAAGTTGTTCGAGATCTCGCAACGTAACGTAAAGAAGGATGTCACCCAGATCAACCCCGTCATCAAGGACGCTATGGAGATGTTGCAAAAGGCGGCCCTCCAGAAGGAAGGTCTGAGCGGATTGCGTACGGGCTTCGAGGGGTTGGATAAGATGACTTCCGGTTGGCAGAATTCAGACCTTATCATTATCGCCGCCCGTCCGGCCATGGGTAAGACGGCTTTCGTCCTTTCCATGGCGAAGAATATGGCGGTGAATTTCAATACGCCTGTCGCCCTGTTCTCGCTCGAGATGAGTAACGTGCAGTTGGTAAACCGTCTGATCGTGAATGTTTGCGAGATACCGGGCGAGAAGATCAAGAGCGGACGTTTGGAGAGCTACGAGTGGGAACAGCTGGATTTTAAGATCAAGGAGCTTTACGACGCCCCGATCTTCGTGGACGATACCCCGAGCTTGTCCGTCTTCGAGCTGCGGACGAAAGCCCGTCGTCTGGTGCGTGAGCATGGCATTAAATGTATCATTATCGACTACCTTCAGTTGATGAACGCCAGCGGTATGAACTTCGGTAGCCGTGAGCAGGAGGTGAGTACGATCTCCCGCTCGTTGAAGGGATTGGCTAAGGAATTGAATATCCCGATCATCGCCTTGTCGCAGTTGAACCGTGGTGTGGAAGCCCGTCAAGGCGTGGAAGGTAAGCGTCCGCAGCTAGCCGACTTGCGTGAGTCCGGAGCTATCGAGCAGGATGCCGATATGGTATGTTTCATCCACCGTCCCGAATATTATAAGATTACGGAAGACGAGCGGGGAAATTCCCTGATCGGCCTCGCCGAGATCATTATCGCCAAGCATCGTAACGGTGCCGTGGGGGATGTCCGGCTGCGCTTTAAGAGCGAGTTCGCCAAGTTTATGAACGTAGAGGAAGATATAGCGGTAAGGGAATTCTCCTCAACCATGAACGGTGGAGACCCGATGCCCCCGATCCCATCGCCGGGAGCTGACTTCTTGAGTCAAGGTAGCAGTAACGAGGTTCCGTTTTAA
- a CDS encoding phosphoglycerate kinase: protein MQTIDNFNFAGKKAFVRVDFNVPLDENFNITDDTRMRAALPTLKKILADGGSVIIGSHLGRPKGATDKFSLKHILKHLSELLGVDVQFANDCIGEEAGAKAAALQPGEALLLENLRFYAEEEGKPRGLAEDASDEEKKAAKKAVKESQKEFTKRLASYADCYVNDAFGTAHRAHASTALIADYFDTDNKMFGYLMEKEVKAVDKVMNDIQRPFTAIMGGSKVSSKIEIIENLLNKVDNLIITGGMTYTFTKAQGGKIGKSICEDDKLDLALDLIKKAKEKGVNLVLAVDAKIADDFSNDAKTDFAPVDQIPDGWEGLDIGPKTEAIYADVIKNSKTILWNGPTGVFEFENFTHGSRTVGEAIVEATKNGAFSLVGGGDSVACVNKFGLANGVSYVSTGGGALLEAIEGKVLPGIAAVKGEAYK from the coding sequence ATGCAAACAATTGACAATTTCAATTTTGCCGGCAAAAAGGCATTTGTAAGAGTTGACTTTAACGTTCCATTGGACGAAAACTTCAACATCACCGACGACACTCGTATGCGTGCCGCTCTTCCTACATTAAAGAAGATCTTAGCGGATGGTGGTAGCGTAATTATCGGTTCTCACCTAGGTCGTCCGAAAGGCGCTACTGATAAGTTCTCCTTAAAGCACATATTGAAGCACCTTTCTGAGTTGTTAGGCGTAGATGTTCAGTTTGCAAACGACTGTATTGGCGAAGAAGCCGGCGCTAAGGCTGCCGCTTTGCAACCGGGCGAAGCTTTGTTGCTTGAGAACCTTCGTTTCTACGCTGAGGAAGAAGGCAAACCAAGAGGTTTGGCTGAAGACGCTTCCGACGAGGAGAAGAAGGCTGCCAAGAAAGCCGTTAAAGAAAGCCAGAAAGAGTTCACGAAGAGATTGGCCTCTTACGCTGACTGTTATGTAAACGACGCATTCGGTACCGCTCACCGTGCTCACGCTTCTACGGCTTTGATCGCTGACTACTTCGATACGGACAACAAGATGTTCGGTTATTTGATGGAGAAAGAAGTGAAGGCTGTCGATAAGGTTATGAACGACATCCAACGTCCGTTCACGGCTATCATGGGTGGTTCTAAGGTTTCCTCTAAGATCGAGATCATCGAGAACTTGTTGAACAAGGTAGACAACTTGATCATCACGGGTGGTATGACTTATACTTTCACGAAAGCGCAAGGCGGTAAGATCGGTAAGTCTATCTGCGAGGACGATAAGTTGGATCTTGCTCTTGATTTGATCAAGAAAGCGAAAGAAAAAGGCGTAAACTTGGTATTGGCTGTTGACGCTAAGATCGCTGACGATTTCAGCAACGACGCTAAGACTGATTTCGCTCCGGTAGATCAGATTCCTGATGGTTGGGAAGGTCTTGACATAGGTCCGAAGACCGAGGCTATCTACGCTGACGTTATCAAGAACTCTAAGACGATCCTTTGGAACGGTCCTACGGGTGTATTCGAGTTCGAGAACTTTACGCACGGATCTCGCACGGTTGGCGAGGCTATCGTTGAGGCTACGAAGAACGGCGCTTTCTCTTTAGTAGGTGGTGGCGACTCTGTTGCTTGCGTTAACAAATTCGGTTTGGCTAACGGCGTATCTTACGTTTCTACAGGTGGTGGCGCTCTTCTTGAGGCTATCGAAGGTAAGGTTCTTCCGGGTATCGCAGCTGTAAAAGGCGAGGCTTACAAATAA